A window of the Leucothrix mucor DSM 2157 genome harbors these coding sequences:
- the hisA gene encoding 1-(5-phosphoribosyl)-5-[(5-phosphoribosylamino)methylideneamino]imidazole-4-carboxamide isomerase has product MLLIPAIDLKDGKCVRLRQGLMDDVTVFSDNPVDMATRWVEAGTKRLHLVDLNGAFEGKPVNGDVVKAIAQAYPDLPIQIGGGIRDAETVQAYLDAGVQYCIIGTKAVQDPQFVIDLCAKFPGHIIVGIDAKNGMVATDGWAEESTTSAIDLAQKFEKAGVSAIVYTDIARDGMMQGVNIDETVRLAESISIPVIASGGVTNMDDIKGLCAVESRGVTGTILGRSIYEGTIDLAEAQKYVDSVAG; this is encoded by the coding sequence ATGTTATTGATCCCCGCGATTGATTTGAAAGATGGAAAATGTGTACGCCTGCGTCAGGGCTTGATGGATGATGTTACTGTGTTCTCCGATAATCCGGTGGATATGGCGACACGTTGGGTTGAAGCTGGCACTAAGCGCCTACATCTGGTTGATTTGAACGGTGCTTTTGAAGGCAAGCCGGTCAATGGTGATGTGGTTAAAGCAATTGCTCAGGCTTACCCTGATCTGCCGATCCAAATCGGCGGCGGTATTCGCGATGCCGAAACGGTACAAGCTTATTTAGATGCCGGCGTTCAGTATTGCATTATCGGCACTAAAGCGGTTCAGGACCCTCAGTTTGTGATTGACCTGTGCGCGAAATTCCCCGGTCATATTATTGTGGGTATCGATGCTAAAAATGGCATGGTAGCGACCGATGGCTGGGCAGAAGAGTCCACCACTTCTGCCATTGATCTGGCCCAGAAGTTTGAGAAAGCCGGCGTTAGCGCCATTGTTTATACCGATATTGCCCGTGATGGCATGATGCAGGGTGTAAACATTGATGAGACGGTACGACTGGCTGAAAGCATTTCGATTCCAGTGATTGCCTCTGGCGGCGTGACCAATATGGATGACATTAAAGGCTTGTGTGCAGTGGAGTCTCGCGGCGTCACCGGAACCATTCTGGGCCGTTCGATTTACGAAGGCACCATTGATCTGGCTGAAGCGCAAAAGTATGTAGATTCGGTGGCTGGCTGA
- the hisH gene encoding imidazole glycerol phosphate synthase subunit HisH, giving the protein MSIIAVVDYNMGNLRSVTQALQHVAPTHTEIKITSDADVILQADRVVFPGQGAARDCMSELQQRELIDVVMQAAKTKPFLGICMGMQVLMDHSEENGGVNCMGLYPGNVRHFEGVIGRRDAAGERLKIPQMGWNRVEHTQDHVLWNGIESGSRFYFVHSYFVEPKDATLTAGTTDYGIEYTSAIARDNVFAIQAHPEKSADDGLQLLRNFTQWDGQS; this is encoded by the coding sequence ATGTCAATTATTGCTGTTGTCGATTATAACATGGGCAATCTGCGCTCGGTCACTCAGGCCCTGCAGCACGTTGCCCCGACTCATACTGAAATCAAAATCACTTCGGATGCCGATGTCATTCTGCAAGCCGACCGCGTAGTGTTTCCCGGACAGGGTGCGGCACGCGACTGCATGAGCGAATTGCAACAGCGCGAACTCATCGACGTTGTGATGCAAGCTGCAAAAACTAAGCCGTTTCTCGGTATCTGCATGGGTATGCAAGTACTTATGGATCATAGCGAAGAAAATGGCGGGGTTAATTGTATGGGTTTATACCCCGGCAATGTGCGTCATTTTGAAGGAGTGATTGGCCGCCGCGATGCTGCCGGTGAGCGCCTGAAGATTCCACAGATGGGTTGGAATCGCGTCGAACACACGCAAGACCATGTGTTATGGAATGGCATTGAGTCGGGCAGTCGTTTCTATTTTGTGCACAGCTACTTTGTTGAGCCAAAAGATGCAACGCTAACCGCTGGCACCACTGATTACGGCATTGAGTACACTAGCGCCATTGCGCGCGATAACGTATTCGCCATTCAGGCACATCCGGAAAAAAGTGCGGATGATGGCCTGCAACTGTTACGAAATTTCACCCAATGGGATGGGCAAAGCTGA
- a CDS encoding 3D domain-containing protein, whose translation MNVLKFKRSIVLAVMMFILPLSNVGFSKEGSEDYDYKQLISDVAVLYRQHKLSETASDLGEAIKALSDTATKKAIVSQNTKAGKATKKTTITKKKVKTGGQLASKSKSQKKSATKTMTVTATAYTSHANQTDSTPNIAAWGDRLKPGMKAIAVSRDMLHKYGLKHRSKVRIKGLKGEYVVLDKMNKRWNKKIDIYMGKDLKKAFKWGRRKVELEWN comes from the coding sequence ATGAATGTTTTAAAGTTTAAACGTTCGATAGTGTTGGCAGTTATGATGTTTATTTTGCCATTATCGAATGTAGGTTTTTCGAAAGAAGGATCTGAAGATTATGATTACAAACAATTGATTTCCGATGTTGCTGTGCTCTACCGACAGCATAAGCTTTCAGAAACTGCAAGCGACCTCGGCGAAGCCATCAAGGCACTGAGCGACACCGCAACAAAGAAAGCAATTGTTAGTCAGAACACTAAAGCCGGCAAAGCCACTAAAAAGACCACAATAACAAAAAAGAAGGTCAAGACTGGTGGGCAGCTAGCAAGCAAATCTAAAAGCCAGAAGAAGTCAGCGACTAAAACAATGACTGTTACTGCGACTGCATACACTTCACATGCAAACCAAACTGATAGCACGCCAAATATCGCTGCTTGGGGCGATCGCCTGAAGCCTGGTATGAAAGCCATTGCGGTATCTCGCGATATGCTACACAAGTACGGTCTTAAGCACCGTTCCAAAGTCCGCATCAAAGGCCTGAAAGGCGAGTATGTGGTACTGGATAAAATGAATAAGCGCTGGAATAAGAAAATCGACATTTATATGGGCAAAGACTTGAAGAAAGCATTCAAGTGGGGTCGTAGAAAGGTTGAGCTTGAGTGGAATTAA
- the hisB gene encoding imidazoleglycerol-phosphate dehydratase HisB, translating to MAERTATVERDTLETQISVTVNLDGTGKARFDTEIPFLEHMLEQVARHGMIDLEITAKGDLHIDQHHTVEDIGITLGQAFAKAIGNKKGIRRYGHAYVPLDEALSRVVIDFCGRPSLIDTVDYKRSHLGNFDTDLFHEFFQGFVNHSMVSLHLDNLRGRNAHHIAETIFKAFGRTLRMATELDPRMQGILPSTKGAL from the coding sequence ATGGCAGAACGTACAGCAACTGTTGAACGCGACACTCTGGAAACTCAGATCTCCGTCACAGTTAATTTAGATGGTACCGGCAAAGCACGCTTTGATACGGAGATTCCTTTTCTGGAGCACATGCTTGAGCAAGTTGCCCGCCATGGCATGATTGACCTTGAAATCACGGCTAAAGGTGATTTGCACATTGATCAACACCACACAGTTGAAGATATCGGCATCACTTTAGGTCAGGCATTTGCTAAAGCGATTGGTAATAAGAAAGGCATTCGTCGTTATGGCCATGCTTATGTGCCTTTAGATGAAGCACTGTCACGCGTGGTTATCGACTTCTGCGGACGCCCTTCACTCATCGATACGGTTGACTACAAGCGTAGCCACCTTGGCAACTTCGATACCGACCTGTTCCACGAGTTCTTCCAGGGTTTTGTGAATCACTCTATGGTATCGCTGCACCTTGATAACCTGCGTGGCCGCAATGCGCACCACATCGCAGAGACTATCTTTAAGGCATTCGGACGTACCCTGCGCATGGCGACAGAGCTCGACCCACGCATGCAAGGCATTCTACCGTCGACTAAAGGCGCTCTCTAA
- a CDS encoding Ig-like domain-containing alpha-2-macroglobulin family protein, producing MLLRKSGLPLALSLIVTMGLSGCELSDVEAASLEATDASTGLDPTTAIAFDWLKVSGWHTQGMIPRNSPIRVAFNRDVVSADMVGKPADKVMTLTPDVPGKATFVSTTEIVLVPDEPLKSGASYSVLISSAGLKDIPPLASPYRFDFSIVPMEFEVRNTGLTATADDSDHMTLNGEVLTSDRVMPDDVKKLLSASFQSKSLPIEWVFGDDGKRHQFLIRGIKRETFASDVLLKWNGKAIGIAQAGEQEVAVPVLNKFDVLDVAIIHSAGSNPYVQVSFSDPLDKSLNLQGLVQIEDEDKDDYQVAAEGNLIKVFPKDNLMGEYKLIINPGLKSESGLKISEKITRSLRFDAQKPQVRFVGNGSILPENSTLQVPFEAVAVNSVEVSAFEIYPDNMGQFLQVNGFDGGSDTGRVGRYLWKKTIPLTSANPNQWNRYSIDVTDLMKNYHGSLVRLKLNVNRSHSAYECLTQEPITTASAPLQNAEDQNVKEASGWDGISDWSENIWENYVWAERNDPCKDSYYAENEDKVTAENNFIASNIGLIAKMDAHGNLHVISTDLRDAKPLTGVELEVRNYQGQVLTKGLTDGSGFADLKLDKTPFLLVAKKFADTTYLKLNAKTALTVSHFDVGGKKLENGLKGTIYGERGVWRPGDDMHLTFALFDKDQSLPDNHPVTMQLIDPRGRVVASRVSTESVGDLYPFTFKTDEKDPTGSWLARASLGGSRFSKSLTVETVRPNRLKVELDFGGDTLYKSDGAPKGLLSSQWLHGATAEDLKADVSVRFRSKNTQFTRFSDYSFDDPARSFSGDDNAILEGRLDKEGKLQFNKDFAPKGTPPGMLSARFTSRVFENSGAFSISQQTLDYHPYTNYIGVKLPKGDAERGMLLTDVKHKVELGSLTAKGEPVSLSKVRVSLFKVNWKWWWDKSSESLAEYADSESTSKLQESIVSTKEGVGSWEFEIKYPDWGRYLIRACDMDGKHCSGKVMYVDWPGWAGRAQEEGSGAASRLNVFTDKNAYMVGETAIVQLPEASEGRALMTVETGSEILSQQWIEFNDKRTQVKLPITAKMAPNAYVSITLLQPHQNKQNERPLRLYGIVPIEVADPGTYLKPLITAEDEWKPETTQTITVAESDGKAMNYTLAVVDEGLLGLTNFKTPDLHREFYVKEALGIKTWDLFDSVIGAYNGKLERMLAIGGGKAEVNPDANRKRRFPPVVKVLGPFHLNAGDTAKHEVTLPPYIGAVRVMLVAAEQGAYGKTDKEIFVRQPLIMQASLPRVLGPEETFDVPVSLFVTDEGIKNVKLDVVTDGFFEVVGDASKSIAFDKTGEKLGFLTLKTRKQVGQAKLKFIASSGEHRSESEVFIDIRQANSATTRVTTQTIDPGKTWQTDLKPYGLPGTNTASLEMSAVPAMNLDRHLNYLLRYPHGCLEQTTSAAFPQLYLDRLMQLSDERKQKIQVHVSSAVEQMRKFQTPQGEFNYWPGGGSHNAWASIYAGHFLVEAQKQGYLVPPEVLSNWLIYQGTAAQRWTQSNDTNDSHTQAYRLYVLSLAGKPQMSAMNRLRESKDLNRKARWMLASAYQSIGQPDAAASVVEGLVPTDDIVPTKDDTFSSQLGDLGMQLDNLVSLDKTQDASLLLEKIAEALGKDDFQSTQGISWALMGASRYLGDDKQFFKASYRLGEAGAAEIDSNKPVASTALSTTQEAPLAITNTSGIRLYASVITNGVPETGDEQDLSKGLSLSTLYEDNKQDSAIAWGSLPNGSRIPQGTDIKVSVTVKNDSRDKADYLALTIPVAAGWEILNDLEQPKAESSYEYRDQRDDRVQYYFNLKKGEEKTFTLVANAAYLGQFYVPAVSVEAMYDGNLQARERGKWVHIVNEAEAAKPAIVKTIKTKRSTLYDGTADDSATKMYVIAGDKVTVLKEANDDAGRLWYFVRFEGKKVIEKWIKADTVE from the coding sequence ATGTTATTACGTAAGAGTGGCTTGCCATTGGCGCTGTCGCTAATAGTAACGATGGGTTTAAGTGGTTGTGAGCTTAGCGATGTCGAGGCGGCCTCATTAGAGGCAACAGATGCTAGCACCGGACTTGATCCGACAACGGCCATTGCGTTTGACTGGTTAAAAGTCAGCGGTTGGCATACGCAGGGTATGATCCCGCGTAACTCACCAATCCGGGTGGCGTTTAACCGCGATGTGGTCAGTGCCGATATGGTGGGTAAGCCTGCCGATAAGGTAATGACACTTACCCCTGATGTGCCGGGAAAAGCCACTTTTGTCTCCACCACCGAAATTGTATTGGTTCCGGATGAGCCCCTAAAGTCAGGCGCTAGTTATAGTGTATTGATCTCATCGGCTGGTCTTAAAGACATTCCTCCCCTTGCCTCCCCTTACCGCTTTGACTTCAGCATTGTTCCGATGGAATTTGAAGTCCGCAATACCGGTTTAACGGCAACCGCTGATGACAGCGACCATATGACGCTAAACGGCGAGGTGTTAACCTCTGACCGCGTGATGCCGGATGATGTTAAAAAACTCCTCTCTGCCTCGTTCCAAAGTAAATCATTGCCAATTGAATGGGTATTCGGGGATGACGGCAAACGCCATCAGTTCCTGATTCGCGGTATTAAGCGTGAAACCTTTGCCAGCGACGTGCTGCTGAAATGGAATGGTAAAGCCATTGGCATTGCACAAGCGGGTGAGCAGGAAGTTGCGGTACCGGTACTGAATAAGTTTGATGTGCTGGATGTCGCGATTATTCACAGCGCTGGCTCTAATCCTTATGTACAGGTTAGCTTCTCCGACCCATTAGATAAGTCGTTGAATCTGCAAGGTTTGGTACAAATTGAGGATGAAGATAAAGATGATTATCAGGTCGCCGCCGAAGGCAATCTGATCAAAGTATTCCCTAAAGATAATTTGATGGGCGAGTACAAACTGATTATCAATCCGGGCCTGAAAAGCGAAAGCGGCCTGAAGATCTCTGAAAAAATTACCCGCAGCTTGCGTTTCGATGCGCAAAAGCCGCAAGTACGCTTTGTTGGCAATGGCTCCATCCTGCCAGAGAACAGCACACTGCAAGTGCCGTTTGAAGCGGTGGCAGTAAACTCGGTAGAAGTGAGCGCTTTTGAGATTTACCCCGATAATATGGGGCAGTTTCTACAGGTGAATGGCTTTGATGGTGGCTCAGACACCGGTCGGGTCGGTCGCTACTTATGGAAGAAAACCATTCCGTTGACTTCAGCCAATCCTAATCAGTGGAATCGCTACTCGATTGATGTCACCGATTTGATGAAGAACTACCACGGCAGCTTGGTACGTTTGAAGCTCAATGTGAATCGTAGTCACTCGGCTTATGAGTGCCTAACGCAAGAGCCGATCACCACTGCCAGTGCCCCACTGCAAAATGCAGAAGATCAGAATGTTAAAGAAGCCAGCGGCTGGGATGGCATTAGCGACTGGTCGGAAAATATCTGGGAAAACTATGTGTGGGCGGAGCGTAACGATCCTTGTAAGGATTCTTACTACGCTGAGAACGAAGATAAGGTTACCGCTGAGAATAACTTTATCGCCAGCAATATTGGTTTGATCGCCAAAATGGATGCGCATGGCAATCTGCATGTGATTTCCACCGATTTGCGTGATGCCAAGCCACTCACCGGTGTTGAGCTGGAAGTGCGTAACTATCAGGGACAAGTACTCACCAAAGGCCTAACCGATGGCTCTGGCTTTGCTGACCTGAAACTGGATAAAACACCTTTCTTATTAGTCGCCAAGAAATTTGCCGATACGACTTACCTGAAACTCAACGCCAAAACAGCATTGACCGTCAGTCATTTCGATGTTGGCGGCAAGAAGCTGGAAAATGGTCTGAAAGGAACCATCTACGGCGAGCGCGGTGTGTGGCGTCCGGGTGATGATATGCACCTGACCTTTGCTTTGTTCGATAAAGATCAAAGCCTGCCAGATAACCATCCGGTGACGATGCAGTTGATTGATCCACGTGGTCGCGTGGTGGCTAGCCGGGTGAGTACCGAGTCAGTCGGTGACTTGTACCCATTCACCTTTAAAACGGATGAAAAAGACCCAACCGGCAGTTGGTTAGCCCGTGCCAGCTTAGGTGGCAGTCGCTTTAGCAAAAGCCTGACGGTAGAAACGGTTCGCCCCAATCGCCTGAAAGTGGAATTAGATTTTGGCGGTGATACACTTTATAAGTCCGATGGCGCACCAAAAGGCTTGCTGAGTAGTCAGTGGCTACACGGTGCAACCGCTGAAGATTTAAAAGCGGATGTGTCGGTACGCTTTAGAAGTAAGAACACACAGTTCACTCGCTTCAGCGATTACAGCTTTGATGACCCTGCGCGTAGTTTTAGCGGTGATGACAATGCCATTCTTGAAGGGCGTTTAGATAAAGAAGGCAAGCTGCAGTTCAACAAAGACTTTGCACCCAAAGGCACGCCTCCGGGCATGTTGAGTGCACGCTTTACTAGTCGTGTATTTGAAAACAGCGGCGCATTCAGCATTAGCCAGCAAACTCTCGACTACCACCCGTACACCAATTACATCGGTGTAAAGTTGCCAAAAGGCGATGCAGAGCGTGGCATGTTGCTAACCGATGTAAAGCACAAGGTTGAGCTAGGCAGTTTAACCGCCAAAGGCGAGCCGGTCAGCTTAAGTAAAGTGCGCGTTTCCTTATTTAAAGTGAATTGGAAATGGTGGTGGGATAAATCCTCCGAGTCCTTAGCGGAATACGCGGATAGCGAAAGCACCTCCAAATTGCAGGAAAGTATTGTTAGCACCAAAGAGGGCGTTGGCAGCTGGGAGTTTGAAATCAAATATCCGGACTGGGGTCGTTATTTGATCCGCGCCTGCGATATGGATGGCAAACACTGCAGCGGAAAAGTCATGTATGTGGACTGGCCTGGTTGGGCAGGTCGCGCACAAGAAGAAGGCAGTGGTGCTGCTAGCCGCCTAAACGTATTCACCGATAAAAATGCCTATATGGTGGGTGAGACAGCCATCGTGCAATTGCCAGAAGCCAGCGAAGGCCGTGCATTAATGACGGTTGAAACCGGCAGCGAGATTCTGAGCCAGCAATGGATTGAGTTTAATGATAAGCGGACTCAGGTGAAGCTGCCAATTACCGCGAAAATGGCTCCCAATGCGTATGTCAGCATTACTTTGCTGCAGCCCCATCAAAATAAACAGAATGAGCGTCCGCTCCGCCTGTACGGCATTGTGCCAATTGAAGTGGCTGACCCTGGCACTTACCTGAAACCGCTGATTACGGCAGAAGATGAGTGGAAACCAGAAACCACACAAACGATTACGGTTGCAGAAAGCGACGGTAAAGCCATGAACTACACCCTTGCAGTGGTGGATGAAGGCTTGCTGGGGCTGACCAACTTTAAAACACCGGACCTGCATCGCGAGTTCTATGTTAAAGAAGCGTTGGGCATTAAAACCTGGGACTTATTTGACTCCGTGATTGGTGCGTATAACGGCAAGCTGGAGCGCATGCTGGCAATCGGTGGTGGTAAGGCAGAAGTTAATCCTGATGCCAACCGCAAGCGTCGTTTCCCGCCAGTGGTTAAAGTACTGGGTCCATTCCACTTAAATGCTGGCGATACGGCGAAGCATGAAGTCACCTTGCCACCGTATATTGGTGCAGTGCGCGTTATGTTGGTTGCGGCTGAGCAGGGTGCATACGGTAAAACGGATAAAGAGATCTTTGTTCGCCAGCCATTAATTATGCAAGCCAGCCTGCCACGGGTACTTGGCCCTGAAGAAACGTTCGATGTGCCAGTGAGCTTGTTTGTTACTGATGAAGGCATTAAAAACGTCAAATTGGATGTGGTGACTGATGGCTTCTTTGAAGTGGTTGGTGATGCCTCCAAATCGATTGCCTTTGATAAGACTGGTGAGAAGCTGGGCTTCCTGACGCTGAAAACGCGCAAGCAAGTCGGTCAGGCTAAGCTTAAGTTTATTGCCAGCAGTGGCGAGCATCGCTCTGAGTCGGAGGTGTTTATTGATATTCGCCAAGCCAACTCAGCAACGACACGCGTCACAACGCAAACGATTGATCCGGGTAAAACATGGCAGACTGACCTGAAGCCATACGGCTTACCCGGTACCAATACGGCCTCGCTGGAAATGTCGGCGGTGCCTGCGATGAATCTGGATCGTCACTTAAACTATCTGCTGCGTTATCCGCATGGCTGTTTAGAGCAAACCACTTCAGCGGCCTTCCCGCAGCTGTATTTGGATCGCTTAATGCAGTTGAGCGATGAGCGTAAGCAGAAGATTCAAGTGCATGTGAGCTCGGCTGTTGAGCAAATGCGCAAGTTCCAAACCCCACAAGGTGAGTTTAACTACTGGCCGGGTGGTGGATCGCATAACGCATGGGCGAGTATTTATGCCGGTCACTTCCTGGTTGAAGCGCAGAAACAAGGCTATCTGGTTCCGCCAGAAGTGTTGTCAAACTGGTTAATTTACCAAGGTACGGCTGCGCAGCGCTGGACTCAATCGAATGATACTAACGACTCACACACTCAGGCTTATCGCTTGTATGTCTTGTCGTTGGCTGGCAAGCCACAAATGAGTGCCATGAACCGCCTGCGTGAGTCTAAAGACCTGAACCGCAAAGCGCGCTGGATGTTGGCATCGGCTTATCAGTCGATTGGCCAGCCAGATGCCGCCGCAAGCGTGGTAGAAGGTTTGGTGCCTACCGATGACATCGTCCCAACTAAAGACGATACCTTTAGCTCACAACTGGGCGACTTGGGTATGCAGCTGGACAACCTGGTTTCGCTGGATAAAACACAGGATGCCAGTTTGTTGCTGGAGAAGATTGCCGAAGCTCTGGGTAAAGATGACTTCCAAAGCACGCAGGGTATTTCCTGGGCGCTGATGGGTGCATCACGTTACTTAGGCGATGATAAGCAATTCTTCAAAGCCTCGTATCGCTTAGGTGAGGCGGGTGCTGCGGAAATCGACAGTAACAAACCGGTTGCGTCCACAGCCTTATCCACAACACAGGAAGCGCCATTGGCGATCACCAATACCAGCGGCATTCGCTTGTATGCCAGCGTGATTACTAACGGTGTGCCTGAAACCGGCGATGAGCAGGATCTTAGCAAAGGACTGAGCCTGAGCACCTTGTATGAGGATAATAAGCAGGACAGCGCCATCGCTTGGGGCAGTTTGCCAAATGGCAGCCGCATCCCACAGGGTACTGATATTAAAGTCAGTGTTACGGTTAAAAATGATAGTCGCGATAAAGCGGATTATCTGGCGCTAACCATTCCGGTTGCGGCGGGTTGGGAAATTCTGAATGATCTGGAACAGCCCAAAGCGGAGTCTAGCTATGAGTACCGTGATCAGCGCGATGACCGTGTTCAGTACTACTTCAATCTGAAAAAAGGTGAGGAGAAAACCTTTACGCTGGTGGCTAATGCCGCGTATCTTGGTCAATTCTACGTGCCTGCTGTCAGTGTTGAAGCAATGTACGATGGCAATCTGCAAGCGCGTGAGCGTGGTAAATGGGTACACATTGTGAATGAGGCTGAAGCGGCCAAACCTGCAATCGTGAAAACCATTAAAACCAAGCGCTCAACTTTGTACGATGGCACTGCGGATGATTCTGCAACCAAGATGTACGTGATCGCCGGAGACAAGGTGACCGTACTTAAGGAAGCCAACGATGATGCTGGCAGACTCTGGTACTTCGTACGCTTTGAAGGCAAGAAAGTGATTGAAAAATGGATCAAAGCCGACACCGTCGAGTAG